One Cedecea neteri DNA segment encodes these proteins:
- the cobB gene encoding Sir2 family NAD+-dependent deacetylase: MLSRRQHRLSRFRKNKRLLRQRLRQRIFFRDRTGPEAMDRPRVVVLTGAGISAESGIRTFRAADGLWEEHRVEDVATPEGFARDPALVQRFYNDRRRQLQQPEIQPNAAHLALAKLEEALGDHFVLVTQNIDNLHERAGSKNVIHMHGELLKVRCASSGQVLDWQDDITPEDRCHCCQISSALRPHVVWFGEMPLGMDEIYQAIATADYFIAIGTSGHVYPAAGFVHEARLQGAHTVELNLEPSQVGSEFEEKHYGLASLVVPEFVDKLLKGL; the protein is encoded by the coding sequence ATGCTTTCTCGTCGTCAGCACCGGCTGAGCCGGTTTCGGAAGAACAAACGCCTGCTGCGCCAACGTTTGCGTCAGCGCATCTTTTTCAGAGACAGGACAGGGCCGGAAGCGATGGACAGACCAAGAGTTGTTGTACTGACCGGGGCGGGGATCTCCGCCGAATCAGGTATTCGTACCTTCCGGGCTGCCGATGGGCTGTGGGAAGAGCACCGCGTTGAAGACGTGGCGACGCCGGAAGGCTTCGCGCGTGACCCGGCGCTGGTGCAGCGTTTTTATAACGACCGCCGCCGCCAGCTTCAGCAGCCGGAAATCCAGCCCAACGCCGCGCATCTGGCGCTGGCGAAGCTGGAAGAAGCGCTGGGCGACCATTTTGTGCTGGTCACCCAGAATATCGACAACCTCCACGAGCGGGCAGGGAGCAAAAACGTCATCCATATGCACGGCGAACTGCTCAAGGTTCGCTGCGCCAGCAGCGGCCAGGTGCTGGACTGGCAGGACGACATTACCCCGGAAGACCGCTGCCACTGTTGCCAGATTTCCTCGGCGCTGCGCCCGCACGTCGTCTGGTTCGGCGAAATGCCGCTGGGCATGGACGAGATTTACCAGGCGATTGCCACCGCAGATTACTTTATTGCCATCGGGACTTCCGGGCACGTTTATCCGGCGGCGGGCTTTGTGCACGAGGCCCGTTTGCAGGGGGCGCATACCGTGGAGTTGAATCTGGAACCAAGCCAGGTTGGCAGCGAGTTTGAAGAGAAGCATTACGGGCTGGCGAGCCTGGTGGTGCCGGAGTTTGTGGATAAGCTTTTGAAGGGGTTGTAG
- the lolC gene encoding lipoprotein-releasing ABC transporter permease subunit LolC yields MYQPVALFIGLRYMRGRAADRFGRFVSWLSTIGITLGVMALVTVLSVMNGFERELQNNILGLMPQALITSPSGSINPQQLPADSLKLQGVTRIAPLTTGDVVLQSARSVGVGVMLGVQPDEKDPLSPYLVNVKQADLVAGQYNVILGEQLAGSLGVKRGETIRIMVPSASQFTPMGRLPSQRLFTVIGTFAASSEVDGYQMLVNQQDASRLMRYPAGNITGWRLWLAEPLKVDVLSQQTLPQGTEWKDWRERKGELFQAVRMEKNMMGLLLSLIVAVAAFNIITSLGLLVMEKQGEVAILQTQGLTRRQIMTVFMVQGAGAGVIGALLGALLGALLASQLNNLMPIIGILLDGAALPVAIEPVQVVVIAIVAMAIALLSTLYPSWRAAATQPAEALRYE; encoded by the coding sequence ATGTATCAACCTGTCGCGTTATTTATAGGCCTGCGCTACATGCGTGGGCGAGCAGCGGACCGCTTCGGTCGCTTTGTCTCCTGGCTGTCGACGATTGGTATCACCCTCGGGGTGATGGCGCTGGTCACGGTTCTTTCGGTGATGAATGGCTTCGAGCGTGAGCTGCAAAACAACATCCTCGGCCTGATGCCGCAGGCGTTAATCACGTCACCTTCCGGCTCTATTAATCCCCAGCAACTTCCCGCCGATTCCCTGAAACTTCAGGGCGTGACGCGTATTGCGCCGCTGACTACCGGTGACGTGGTGCTGCAAAGCGCCCGCAGCGTGGGCGTGGGTGTAATGCTGGGCGTGCAGCCGGACGAGAAAGATCCGCTTTCCCCGTACCTGGTTAACGTCAAGCAAGCCGATTTGGTGGCCGGGCAGTACAACGTCATCCTCGGCGAGCAGCTCGCCGGCTCGCTGGGCGTTAAGCGCGGGGAAACCATTCGCATTATGGTGCCGTCCGCCAGCCAGTTTACGCCGATGGGGCGTTTGCCGAGCCAGCGTCTGTTCACCGTGATTGGTACCTTCGCCGCCAGCAGCGAAGTGGACGGCTACCAGATGCTGGTCAACCAGCAGGACGCCTCGCGCCTGATGCGCTACCCGGCGGGGAATATCACCGGCTGGCGTCTGTGGCTGGCTGAGCCGCTCAAGGTCGATGTGCTGAGCCAACAAACGCTGCCGCAGGGCACCGAATGGAAAGACTGGCGCGAGCGCAAAGGCGAGCTGTTCCAGGCCGTGCGCATGGAGAAAAACATGATGGGGCTGCTGCTGAGCCTGATCGTGGCCGTCGCCGCCTTTAACATTATTACTTCCCTTGGCCTGCTGGTGATGGAAAAGCAGGGCGAGGTGGCGATTCTGCAAACCCAGGGGCTGACCCGCCGCCAGATCATGACGGTGTTTATGGTGCAGGGCGCGGGTGCGGGCGTGATTGGCGCGCTGCTCGGGGCTTTACTCGGGGCGCTGCTTGCCAGCCAGTTGAATAATTTAATGCCGATCATCGGCATCCTGCTTGATGGCGCGGCCCTGCCGGTCGCCATTGAACCGGTACAGGTTGTGGTGATTGCCATTGTGGCGATGGCCATTGCTTTGCTGTCCACGCTTTACCCTTCGTGGCGCGCCGCCGCGACCCAACCCGCTGAGGCTTTACGTTATGAGTAA
- a CDS encoding acyltransferase family protein codes for MKKKQLWINQIKGLCICLVVIYHSVITFYPHLTSLEPGLNLYVAKLWVYLNLYLAPFRMPVFFFISGYLITRYIHEVKWRDSVDKRLWNIFYVLLLWGLIQWIALTHLNQWLAPDLERNPASNAAYADSLGQFALSMAKASTSLWYLYALLVYFVMFKALRRYRIPVLLALMGINVVIAFVPLPWWGLNSVVRNMVYYGLGAWFGPLLMAWMKDFRFSQHPFVCAGIALGSLALYFVNVPLVISLVSIVAILRGFYLLNGWREAREDGLLNVVGSNTIAIYTTHRILIEAISLVMLAKINSGEFSDTLVLAILLVYPFVSLGICTLVGLGFRKLSVALFGDLFFSPPTQIAASR; via the coding sequence ATGAAGAAAAAGCAACTCTGGATCAACCAAATCAAAGGATTATGCATTTGCCTGGTGGTTATCTACCATTCGGTGATTACTTTCTACCCTCACCTCACATCTCTCGAGCCCGGCCTGAATCTGTATGTCGCCAAACTCTGGGTTTACCTTAATCTCTACCTCGCTCCCTTCCGAATGCCGGTGTTCTTCTTTATTTCCGGCTACCTGATCACCCGCTACATCCATGAAGTGAAATGGCGCGACAGCGTGGACAAGCGGCTGTGGAACATTTTTTACGTACTGCTGCTGTGGGGCTTGATCCAGTGGATCGCGCTGACGCACCTTAACCAGTGGCTGGCACCCGATCTTGAGCGCAATCCGGCATCTAACGCCGCTTACGCCGACTCGCTGGGGCAGTTTGCTCTGAGCATGGCGAAGGCCAGCACCAGCCTGTGGTACCTCTACGCCCTGCTGGTTTACTTCGTAATGTTTAAAGCCCTGCGCCGCTACCGCATCCCGGTGCTGCTGGCGCTGATGGGCATCAACGTTGTTATCGCCTTTGTGCCGCTGCCGTGGTGGGGGCTGAACAGCGTGGTGCGTAATATGGTGTATTACGGCCTCGGCGCGTGGTTTGGCCCTTTGCTGATGGCCTGGATGAAGGACTTCCGCTTTTCGCAACACCCGTTTGTCTGCGCAGGCATAGCCCTGGGATCGCTGGCGCTTTACTTTGTAAACGTGCCGCTGGTGATTTCTCTGGTGTCTATTGTGGCTATCCTGCGCGGGTTCTATTTGCTGAACGGCTGGCGCGAAGCACGTGAAGACGGCCTCCTGAACGTGGTAGGCTCGAATACGATTGCCATTTACACCACGCACCGTATTTTGATCGAAGCCATAAGCCTGGTGATGCTGGCTAAAATCAACAGCGGTGAGTTTTCTGACACGCTGGTGCTGGCGATTCTGCTGGTCTACCCGTTTGTTAGCCTGGGCATTTGTACGCTGGTTGGCCTCGGTTTCCGCAAGCTTTCCGTCGCGCTGTTCGGCGATCTGTTTTTCTCCCCTCCCACACAAATCGCCGCCAGCCGGTAA
- the lolD gene encoding lipoprotein-releasing ABC transporter ATP-binding protein LolD: MSNSVLLQCDNLCKRYQEGKVQTDVLHDVSFSINAGELMAIVGSSGSGKSTLLHLLGGLDTPTSGDVVFNGQAMSKLSSAAKAELRNRELGFIYQFHHLLPDFTALENVAMPLLIGKKKPEEVQKRALEMLAAVGLDHRSSHRPSELSGGERQRVAIARALVNNPRLVLADEPTGNLDARNADSIFELLGELNVRQGTAFLVVTHDLQLAKRMSRQLEMRDGRLTSDLTLMGAQ, translated from the coding sequence ATGAGTAATTCTGTCCTGTTGCAGTGTGACAACCTGTGCAAACGCTATCAGGAAGGCAAGGTGCAAACGGATGTGCTGCACGATGTCAGCTTCAGCATCAACGCGGGTGAACTGATGGCGATTGTCGGCAGCTCTGGCTCCGGCAAAAGTACGTTGCTGCACCTGCTGGGCGGCCTGGACACGCCGACTTCCGGCGACGTGGTGTTCAACGGCCAGGCGATGAGCAAACTCTCCTCGGCGGCGAAGGCGGAGCTGCGTAACCGCGAGCTGGGCTTTATCTACCAGTTCCACCACCTGCTGCCGGACTTCACCGCGCTGGAAAACGTGGCGATGCCGCTGCTTATCGGCAAGAAAAAGCCGGAAGAAGTGCAGAAGCGAGCGCTGGAGATGCTGGCCGCTGTTGGGCTGGATCACCGCAGCAGCCACCGCCCGTCGGAGCTGTCCGGCGGCGAACGTCAGCGCGTGGCCATTGCCCGTGCGCTGGTGAACAACCCGCGCCTGGTGCTGGCGGATGAGCCGACCGGTAACCTGGACGCGCGCAACGCCGACAGTATTTTCGAGCTGCTGGGCGAACTGAACGTGCGCCAGGGCACCGCATTCCTGGTGGTAACCCACGATCTGCAGCTGGCAAAACGCATGTCCCGCCAGCTGGAAATGCGCGATGGCCGCTTAACCAGCGATCTGACCTTGATGGGAGCGCAGTAA
- the mfd gene encoding transcription-repair coupling factor, with product MPEHYRYSLPVKAAEQRLLGELTGSACATEVAEIVERHSGPVVLIAPDMQNALRLHDEITQFTDNLVVNLADWETLPYDSFSPHQEIISSRLSTLYQLPTMQRGVLIMPVNTLMQRVCPHSYLHGHALVMKKGQRLSRDNLRAQLEQAGYRSVDQVMEHGEFATRGALLDLYPMGSAQPYRIDFFDDEIDSLRVFDVDSQRTLEEVDAINLLPAHEFPTDKNAIELFRSQWRDKFDVKRDAEHIYQQVSKGTLPAGIEYWQPLFFSEPLPTLFSYFPANTLLVNTGDLEASAERFWLDANARFENRGVDPMRPLLPPEDLWLKTDSLFSELKAWPRVQLKTDSLAKKAANVNLGYQPLPDLAVQAQQKAPLDSLRKFLESFTGPVIFSVESEGRREALGELLGRIKIAPKRIYRLEEAEGTGRYLMIGASEHGFIDTLRNRALICESDLLGERVSRRRQDSRRTINPDTLIRNLAELHAGQPVVHLEHGVGRYAGLTTLEAGGITAEYLMLTYAGDAKLYVPVSSLHLISRYAGGADENAPLHKLGSDAWSRARQKAAEKVRDVAAELLDIYAMRAAKEGFAFKHDREQYQLFCDSFPFETTPDQAQAINAVLSDMCRPLAMDRLVCGDVGFGKTEVAMRAAFLAVENNKQVAVLVPTTLLAQQHYDNFRDRFANWPVRIEMLSRFRSAKEQTQILEQASEGKIDILIGTHKLLQADVKWRDLGLLIVDEEHRFGVRHKERIKAMRADVDILTLTATPIPRTLNMAMSGMRDLSIIATPPARRLAVKTFVREYDNLVVREAILREVLRGGQVYYLYNDVENIQKAADRLAELVPEARIAIGHGQMRERELERVMNDFHHQRFNVLVCTTIIETGIDIPTANTIIIERADHFGLAQLHQLRGRVGRSHHQAYAWLLTPHPKAMTTDAQKRLEAIASLEDLGAGFALATHDLEIRGAGELLGEDQSGQMETIGFSLYMELLENAVDALKEGREPSLEDLTNSQTEVELRMPALLPDDFIPDVNTRLSFYKRIASAKGEHELDELKVELIDRFGLLPDAARNLLDIAALRQQAQKLGVRKIEGNEKGGTIEFAEKNHVDPVWLIGLLQKQPQHYRLDGPTRLKFFQELEDRKTRMEWVRNFMRNLAENAAA from the coding sequence ATGCCTGAACACTATCGCTATTCCTTACCCGTAAAAGCCGCCGAACAACGCCTGCTGGGCGAGCTGACCGGTTCGGCCTGTGCGACCGAAGTCGCCGAAATCGTTGAACGCCATAGCGGCCCGGTGGTGCTGATTGCCCCGGATATGCAGAACGCGCTGCGCCTGCATGATGAAATCACCCAGTTCACCGACAACCTGGTGGTCAATCTCGCCGACTGGGAAACGCTGCCTTACGACAGCTTCTCGCCGCACCAGGAAATCATCTCCTCGCGCCTGTCCACGCTTTATCAACTGCCGACCATGCAGCGCGGCGTGCTGATCATGCCTGTGAACACGCTGATGCAGCGCGTTTGCCCGCACAGCTACCTGCACGGCCACGCGCTGGTGATGAAAAAAGGCCAGCGCCTGTCGCGCGATAACCTGCGCGCACAGCTGGAACAGGCCGGGTATCGCAGCGTCGATCAGGTCATGGAGCACGGCGAGTTCGCCACCCGTGGTGCCCTGCTTGACCTCTACCCAATGGGCAGCGCCCAGCCGTACCGCATTGACTTCTTTGACGATGAAATCGACAGCCTGCGCGTCTTCGACGTGGATTCCCAGCGCACACTGGAAGAAGTGGACGCCATCAATCTGCTGCCGGCCCATGAATTCCCGACCGACAAGAACGCCATTGAGCTGTTCCGCAGCCAGTGGCGCGACAAGTTTGACGTCAAGCGTGACGCCGAACATATCTACCAGCAGGTGAGCAAAGGCACGCTGCCTGCCGGGATCGAATACTGGCAGCCGCTGTTCTTCAGCGAACCTCTGCCGACGCTGTTTAGCTATTTCCCGGCCAACACGCTGCTGGTGAATACCGGCGATCTGGAAGCCAGCGCCGAGCGCTTCTGGCTGGACGCGAATGCGCGCTTTGAGAATCGCGGCGTAGATCCTATGCGCCCGCTTCTGCCGCCGGAAGATCTGTGGCTGAAAACCGACTCGTTGTTTAGCGAGCTGAAAGCCTGGCCGCGCGTACAGCTCAAAACGGATTCGCTGGCGAAGAAAGCCGCCAACGTGAACCTGGGTTACCAGCCGCTGCCGGATCTGGCCGTGCAGGCTCAGCAAAAAGCCCCGCTGGACAGTCTGCGGAAGTTCCTCGAGTCCTTCACCGGGCCGGTGATTTTCTCGGTCGAAAGTGAAGGCCGCCGTGAAGCGTTGGGCGAACTGCTCGGGCGCATCAAAATCGCACCAAAACGCATTTACCGCCTGGAAGAAGCCGAAGGCACTGGCCGCTACCTGATGATTGGTGCCAGCGAACACGGCTTTATAGATACCCTGCGCAACCGGGCGCTGATTTGCGAAAGCGACCTGCTGGGCGAGCGCGTCAGCCGCCGTCGCCAGGACAGCCGCCGCACCATTAACCCGGACACCCTGATCCGCAACCTGGCCGAGCTGCATGCGGGCCAGCCGGTGGTTCACCTGGAACACGGCGTGGGCCGCTACGCCGGACTGACCACGCTGGAAGCCGGGGGCATTACCGCCGAATACCTGATGCTGACCTACGCGGGCGACGCCAAACTTTACGTCCCGGTTTCGTCCCTGCACCTGATCAGCCGCTACGCAGGCGGTGCCGATGAAAATGCGCCGCTGCACAAACTGGGCAGCGATGCCTGGTCCCGCGCCCGACAGAAGGCAGCGGAGAAAGTGCGCGATGTCGCCGCCGAGCTGCTGGATATCTATGCGATGCGCGCCGCCAAAGAAGGCTTTGCCTTTAAGCACGATCGCGAGCAGTACCAGCTGTTCTGCGACAGCTTCCCGTTTGAAACTACCCCGGATCAGGCCCAGGCCATCAACGCCGTGCTGAGCGACATGTGTCGCCCGCTGGCGATGGACAGATTAGTGTGTGGCGACGTGGGCTTCGGTAAAACCGAAGTAGCTATGCGCGCCGCATTCCTGGCGGTGGAGAACAACAAGCAGGTGGCGGTGCTGGTGCCGACGACCCTGCTGGCTCAGCAGCACTACGACAACTTCCGCGACCGCTTCGCCAACTGGCCGGTGCGCATTGAGATGCTCTCCCGCTTCCGCAGCGCCAAAGAGCAGACGCAAATTCTGGAACAGGCAAGCGAAGGGAAAATCGATATTCTGATCGGCACCCATAAGCTGCTGCAGGCCGACGTGAAATGGCGCGATCTGGGGCTGTTGATCGTCGATGAAGAGCACCGCTTCGGCGTACGCCACAAAGAGCGTATTAAAGCGATGCGCGCCGACGTGGACATTCTGACGCTGACCGCAACGCCAATTCCGCGCACCCTGAATATGGCAATGAGCGGCATGCGTGACTTGTCGATTATCGCCACGCCGCCGGCTCGCCGCCTGGCGGTGAAAACCTTCGTGCGCGAGTACGACAATCTTGTGGTGCGGGAAGCCATCTTGCGTGAAGTGCTGCGCGGTGGCCAGGTGTATTACCTCTACAACGACGTCGAAAATATCCAGAAAGCCGCCGACCGCCTGGCGGAACTCGTGCCGGAAGCACGTATTGCCATCGGCCACGGCCAAATGCGCGAGCGCGAGCTGGAACGCGTGATGAACGATTTCCACCACCAGCGTTTTAACGTACTGGTGTGCACCACGATCATCGAAACCGGGATCGATATTCCGACCGCCAATACCATTATTATTGAGCGGGCCGACCACTTTGGTCTGGCGCAGCTTCACCAGCTGCGTGGCCGCGTCGGGCGCTCTCACCACCAGGCCTATGCCTGGCTGCTGACGCCACATCCGAAAGCGATGACCACGGACGCGCAAAAGCGCCTGGAGGCCATTGCCTCGCTGGAAGATTTAGGTGCCGGGTTCGCATTAGCCACCCACGACCTGGAAATTCGCGGCGCGGGCGAGCTGCTGGGAGAAGACCAGAGCGGGCAGATGGAAACTATCGGCTTCTCGCTCTACATGGAGCTGCTGGAAAACGCCGTCGATGCGCTGAAAGAGGGCCGAGAGCCTTCTCTGGAAGACCTTACCAACAGCCAGACGGAAGTCGAGCTGCGGATGCCCGCCCTGCTGCCGGATGATTTTATTCCCGACGTCAATACGCGCCTGTCATTCTATAAGCGCATCGCCAGCGCCAAAGGCGAGCACGAACTGGACGAGCTGAAAGTCGAGCTGATCGACCGATTTGGCCTTCTGCCGGATGCGGCGCGTAATCTGCTGGATATCGCCGCGCTGCGCCAGCAGGCACAAAAGCTGGGCGTGCGTAAGATTGAAGGCAATGAAAAAGGCGGCACCATCGAGTTCGCGGAGAAAAACCACGTTGACCCGGTGTGGCTGATTGGCCTGTTGCAGAAGCAGCCGCAGCACTACCGCCTGGACGGCCCTACCCGACTGAAGTTCTTCCAGGAGCTTGAGGACCGGAAAACGCGCATGGAATGGGTGCGTAACTTTATGCGCAACCTGGCGGAAAACGCTGCGGCCTGA
- the ldtC gene encoding L,D-transpeptidase LdtC, with amino-acid sequence MFASRTLSFRRWFTAAALLGAAAMALPASANDYPLPAANSRLIGKNLFHQVENDGGSLEAIAKKYNVGFLALLQANPGVDPYVPRAGSVLTIPRQMLLPDVPREGIVINLAELRLYYFPAGKNSVTVYPIGIGQLGGDTLTPTMVTKISDKRANPTWTPTANIRARYLAQGIKLPAVVPAGPDNPMGHHAIRLAAFGGVYLLHGTNADFGIGMRVSSGCIRLRDGDIKALFNTVPVGTSVRIINTPIKASVEPDGSRLVEVHQPLSKAIDDDPKVLPIVLNEQMTQFRNAPKTDAQVMEQAMEHRSGMPVNVNAHAADQPANEI; translated from the coding sequence ATGTTTGCATCGCGTACTTTGTCTTTCCGCCGCTGGTTTACCGCCGCAGCCTTACTGGGTGCCGCGGCCATGGCGCTGCCCGCCAGCGCTAACGATTATCCGCTTCCCGCCGCTAACAGCCGCCTTATCGGCAAAAACCTGTTCCATCAGGTTGAAAACGATGGTGGTTCACTGGAGGCTATTGCCAAAAAATACAACGTCGGTTTCCTGGCATTGCTGCAGGCCAACCCGGGCGTGGATCCTTATGTTCCCCGTGCCGGGAGCGTGCTGACCATCCCGCGCCAGATGTTGCTGCCGGACGTCCCGCGCGAGGGCATTGTGATTAACCTTGCCGAACTGCGCCTGTACTACTTCCCTGCCGGGAAAAACAGCGTCACCGTTTACCCGATTGGTATTGGCCAGTTGGGCGGCGACACGCTGACGCCGACAATGGTGACAAAAATCTCCGATAAACGCGCTAACCCGACCTGGACGCCAACGGCCAATATTCGTGCGCGTTATCTGGCGCAAGGGATCAAGCTCCCGGCCGTAGTTCCTGCCGGGCCGGATAACCCGATGGGGCACCACGCGATTCGCCTGGCGGCGTTCGGCGGCGTGTACCTGCTGCACGGCACCAACGCCGACTTCGGCATCGGTATGCGCGTCAGCTCCGGCTGTATCCGCCTGCGCGACGGCGATATTAAAGCGCTGTTTAACACGGTTCCGGTCGGCACTTCGGTTCGCATCATCAACACGCCAATCAAAGCTTCCGTTGAGCCGGACGGCTCCCGCCTGGTTGAAGTTCACCAGCCGCTGTCCAAAGCGATTGATGACGACCCGAAAGTCCTGCCGATTGTGCTGAACGAGCAGATGACGCAGTTCCGCAATGCACCTAAAACCGATGCGCAGGTGATGGAACAGGCCATGGAGCATCGTTCCGGGATGCCGGTCAACGTCAATGCCCATGCGGCCGACCAGCCAGCAAACGAAATCTAA
- the lolE gene encoding lipoprotein-releasing ABC transporter permease subunit LolE — MASPLSLLIGLRFSRGRRRSGMVSLISVISTLGIALGVAVLIVGLSAMNGFERELKNRILAVVPHGDIEPVNQPFTNWQRALPEVEGVKGIVAAAPYIRFTGLVESGANLRAVEVKGVDPVQETQLSALPQYVQNNAWANFKAGQQQIIMGKGVADALKVKQGDWVSIMIPNNDGGTKLMQPKRVRLQIAGILSLSGQLDHSLAMVPLQDAQGYLDMGDSVTGIAIKVNDVFNARQLVRDAGLATNSYVRISSWIDTYGYMYRDIQMIRAIMYLAMVLVIGVACFNIVSTLVMAVKDKSSDIAVLRTLGAKDGLIRAIFVWYGLLAGLLGSVSGVVVGVLASWQLTNIIGVIEKLIGHHFLSGDIYFIDFLPSELHWLDVVYVLVTALVLSLLASWYPARRASNIDPARVLSGQ, encoded by the coding sequence ATGGCTTCCCCGCTTTCTCTATTGATTGGCCTGCGTTTCAGCCGTGGGCGACGCCGCAGCGGCATGGTGTCGCTGATCTCGGTGATCTCCACGCTCGGCATCGCGCTGGGCGTGGCGGTGCTGATCGTCGGCCTGAGCGCGATGAACGGCTTCGAGCGCGAGCTGAAAAACCGCATTCTTGCCGTGGTGCCCCACGGTGACATTGAGCCGGTGAACCAGCCCTTTACCAACTGGCAGCGGGCGCTACCCGAGGTGGAAGGCGTCAAAGGCATCGTGGCCGCCGCGCCGTATATTCGTTTTACCGGGCTGGTGGAAAGCGGGGCGAATCTGCGCGCCGTTGAAGTGAAGGGCGTTGATCCCGTGCAGGAAACGCAACTGAGCGCTCTGCCACAATACGTCCAGAACAATGCCTGGGCGAACTTCAAGGCCGGGCAGCAGCAAATCATCATGGGCAAAGGCGTGGCGGACGCGCTGAAGGTGAAGCAGGGCGACTGGGTGTCGATCATGATCCCCAACAACGACGGCGGAACCAAGCTGATGCAGCCCAAGCGTGTCCGACTGCAAATCGCCGGTATTCTGTCCCTGAGTGGCCAGCTGGATCACAGCCTGGCGATGGTGCCGCTGCAGGATGCGCAGGGTTACCTGGACATGGGCGATAGCGTCACCGGGATAGCCATCAAGGTAAATGACGTGTTTAACGCCCGGCAGCTGGTACGTGACGCGGGGCTGGCAACCAATTCCTACGTGCGTATCAGCAGCTGGATTGATACCTACGGCTATATGTACCGCGACATTCAGATGATCCGCGCCATCATGTATCTGGCGATGGTGCTGGTGATCGGCGTGGCCTGCTTTAACATCGTTTCCACGCTGGTGATGGCGGTGAAAGACAAGAGCAGCGACATCGCGGTGCTGCGCACGCTGGGGGCCAAAGACGGCCTGATTCGCGCTATTTTCGTCTGGTACGGGCTGCTGGCCGGGCTGCTGGGCAGCGTCAGCGGCGTGGTGGTTGGCGTGCTGGCTTCGTGGCAGCTGACCAACATTATCGGCGTGATTGAAAAACTCATCGGGCACCATTTCCTGTCCGGTGATATTTATTTCATTGATTTCTTACCTTCTGAGCTGCACTGGCTGGACGTGGTTTATGTTCTGGTGACAGCGCTGGTCCTTAGCCTTCTGGCTAGCTGGTACCCGGCCCGGCGCGCAAGCAATATCGATCCGGCAAGGGTGCTAAGTGGACAATAA
- the nagK gene encoding N-acetylglucosamine kinase translates to MYYGFDIGGTKIALGVYDQQRRLLWEARVATPHDSYENFLDAVVGLVAQADEKFNCRGSVGIGIPGMPETDDGTLYAANVPAASGKPLRADLSAMLERDVRIDNDANCFALSEAWDDEFLNYPVVMGLILGTGVGGGIIINGKSITGRSYITGEFGHTRLPVDALEILGRDIPFTRCGCGKNGCIENYLSGRGFAWLWQHFYQEPLDAKEIISRYRQGDEQAIEHVDRFLELLAACLGNLLTSIDPHLVVIGGGLSNFSDIYAQLPERLPKYLLPVAAVPRIEQARHGDAGGMRGAAFLHYTE, encoded by the coding sequence ATGTATTACGGATTTGATATCGGCGGCACTAAGATTGCACTCGGCGTTTACGACCAGCAGCGGCGTTTACTTTGGGAAGCCCGGGTTGCTACTCCTCATGACAGTTACGAAAATTTCCTCGACGCGGTGGTCGGGCTGGTGGCGCAGGCCGACGAGAAGTTTAACTGCCGCGGCTCGGTCGGCATTGGCATTCCGGGCATGCCGGAAACCGACGACGGCACGCTGTATGCCGCTAACGTTCCGGCTGCCAGCGGCAAACCGCTTCGTGCAGACCTGAGCGCCATGCTTGAGCGGGACGTGCGCATCGACAACGACGCCAACTGCTTTGCGCTTTCCGAAGCCTGGGACGACGAATTCCTCAACTACCCGGTGGTGATGGGCCTGATCCTCGGCACCGGCGTCGGCGGCGGCATCATCATCAACGGCAAATCTATCACCGGCCGCAGCTACATCACCGGCGAATTCGGCCATACCCGCCTGCCGGTGGACGCGTTGGAAATCCTCGGGCGCGACATTCCGTTTACCCGCTGCGGGTGCGGGAAAAACGGCTGCATCGAAAACTACCTCTCCGGGCGCGGCTTTGCCTGGCTGTGGCAGCACTTCTACCAGGAGCCGCTGGACGCGAAAGAGATCATCTCCCGCTACCGCCAGGGCGACGAACAGGCCATCGAGCACGTGGACCGTTTCCTGGAGCTGCTGGCCGCCTGCCTCGGAAATTTATTGACCTCAATTGACCCGCATCTGGTGGTGATTGGCGGAGGATTGTCTAACTTTAGCGATATCTACGCTCAACTGCCGGAACGCCTGCCGAAGTACCTGCTGCCGGTTGCCGCAGTGCCGCGTATTGAACAGGCTCGCCACGGTGACGCAGGCGGTATGCGTGGCGCGGCATTCCTCCACTACACGGAGTAA